A section of the Schistosoma haematobium chromosome ZW, whole genome shotgun sequence genome encodes:
- the HINT2_1 gene encoding Histidine triad nucleotide-binding protein 2, mitochondrial (EggNog:ENOG410VJ8S~COG:T~SECRETED:SignalP(1-21)), protein MRLLNLPIFLVLGSLSGHKNSLNTVFSNIGRRMSSEVEKARTSVRTQGPTIFSKIIDKEIPADIIYEDDDCLAFRDISPQAPTHFLVIPKKQIPTLDSASSEHEKVFPFLRFHMTIYVKLLGHLMLVCSQVAQKEGLASGYRVVVNNGPDGAQSVYHLHLHVLGGRQMQWPPG, encoded by the coding sequence ATGCGCCTTTTGAACCTTCCGATTTTTCTCGTCTTGGGGTCGCTGTCTGGTCATAAAAATTCACTGAACACTGTTTTTTCTAATATCGGCAGAAGGATGTCGTCAGAAGTAGAAAAAGCCAGGACTTCTGTGCGTACTCAAGGACCTacaattttttcaaaaattattgACAAAGAAATCCCAGCTGATATAATTTATGAAGATGATGATTGTCTTGCTTTTAGAGATATCAGTCCTCAAGCGCCAACACATTTCCTAGTTATTCCGAAAAAACAAATTCCGACACTTGATTCAGCGAGTTCAGAACACGAAAAGGTATTCCCGTTTCTCCGTTTTCATATGACTATATATGTTAAGCTCTTAGGCCACTTAATGCTTGTATGCAGTCAAGTTGCTCAAAAAGAAGGATTAGCTTCTGGTTATCGTGTTGTTGTGAATAACGGTCCTGATGGTGCACAATCTGTATATCACTTACATCTTCATGTCCTTGGAGGTCGACAAATGCAATGGCCACCTGGTTAG
- the HINT2_1 gene encoding Histidine triad nucleotide-binding protein 2, mitochondrial, variant 2 (EggNog:ENOG410VJ8S~COG:T~SECRETED:SignalP(1-21)): MRLLNLPIFLVLGSLSGHKNSLNTVFSNIGRRMSSEVEKARTSVRTQGPTIFSKIIDKEIPADIIYEDDDCLAFRDISPQAPTHFLVIPKKQIPTLDSASSEHEKLLGHLMLVCSQVAQKEGLASGYRVVVNNGPDGAQSVYHLHLHVLGGRQMQWPPG, translated from the exons ATGCGCCTTTTGAACCTTCCGATTTTTCTCGTCTTGGGGTCGCTGTCTGGTCATAAAAATTCACTGAACACTGTTTTTTCTAATATCGGCAGAAGGATGTCGTCAGAAGTAGAAAAAGCCAGGACTTCTGTGCGTACTCAAGGACCTacaattttttcaaaaattattgACAAAGAAATCCCAGCTGATATAATTTATGAAGATGATGATTGTCTTGCTTTTAGAGATATCAGTCCTCAAGCGCCAACACATTTCCTAGTTATTCCGAAAAAACAAATTCCGACACTTGATTCAGCGAGTTCAGAACACGAAAAG CTCTTAGGCCACTTAATGCTTGTATGCAGTCAAGTTGCTCAAAAAGAAGGATTAGCTTCTGGTTATCGTGTTGTTGTGAATAACGGTCCTGATGGTGCACAATCTGTATATCACTTACATCTTCATGTCCTTGGAGGTCGACAAATGCAATGGCCACCTGGTTAG